The Planctomycetota bacterium genomic sequence GCCGCGATCCAGGGCATGGCCAAGAGCGGCTTCGGCGGCGGCATCGGAATCCTTGCGGTGCCGCTGGTCGCCAACGTCCTACCGCCGGGCGAGGCGATCGGCGTGCTCCTGCCGATGCTCATCGTCGGCGACATCTTCGCGAGCTACGTCCACCGCCGCAGCGTCGACTGGCCGACACTGCGGCCGGTACTCGGCGGCAGCCTCCTGGGCATTCTGGTTGGAACCGGCATCCTGATCTGGCTCGGAACCGCCGACCAGCTGACGGCCGCACTCAACCTGCTCGTCGGCGGCATCTGCCTGTTGATGGTGCTCGTCCAGGCGTGGCGGCTCGCCGGCAAACCGCTGCCGCGGGTCCGGCCGACGCGTCGCAACGGCACGCTCGTCGGCTCGGCCGTCGGCGTCGCCAGCACACTTGCTCACTCGGCCGGCCCGGTGGCTGCGATCTACTTCCTCGAAATCAAGCTCGACAAAGCCAAGCTCGTCGCAACGGCCGCTTGGCTCTTCTTCCTTGTCAACCTGCTGAAGCTGCCGACTTACCTCGGCCTCGGTCTGATCAACCCCTCGACACTCCTCCAAAGCCTCTGGGCCGCCGCCGGCATTCCGATCGGCTCGGTCCTCGGGCTCTGGCTGCACAAGCGCATTCCGGAAAAGCCCTTCTTCGCCATCGTCTACTTCGCCGCCGCCGTGGCCGCGGGGCGGATGATCTGGAAGGCGATCGGCGTCTGACATTTTCGGGCTCATCGATGGATTCGTTACACTTCTTCGGTGCCCGCCGCAGTGAGATTCGTCGGCCTGACCTGCCACTACGGCCTTCGTCCAGTCTTGAGCGATCTCGATCTTGACATCCATGCGGGCCAAGTGACGGCTGTGATGGCTCCAAATGGTGTCGGGAAGTCAACGCTTCTGAACGCGGCAGCGGGACTGGTACCAAGCTGGCGTGGCTTCGTCGAAATCGAGGGGCACCGGCGTCGAGACACGGAAGAGAGCGAACTCGCCTGCCGACGGGCGAGCGTCCACCTTGCTGCGAATCCGTGGCTCCCGCAGCAGCTCACACCTCGCGAGTGGATCGTCACCTGTGGCCGACTCTGGGAAGTCGATGACCGCCGGCTGCTTCCGCATACCGCTTCTCTGCTTGATCTCTTCGATTTGGACGACGGCGAGAAATCGATCAGATCATGCTCGACAGGGCAGAAGCACAAGGTTGCACTGGCCGGGGCACTCGTGACCGAGACGCCGATTCTGCTGTTGGATGAGCCATTCGGAGGCGGGCTCGATCCGTCAGGGATTCTCGTTCTGAAGCGGCTTCTCGCCGACGCAGCTCATGCAAAAGGGCGGTGCGTCCTGCTTGCATCACCTGTGCCTGAGACATTGGAGGACTTGGCTGATCGGGTCGTCGTGCTGGCCAAGGGCACCGACGATGCCGTTGAAATCGTCGGTGACGGCACGCCGGCTCAACTCAGAGAGCAGACAGAAAGCACCTCGCTCGCCGAAGCCTACGAAGCCTTGGTTCGACCGGATACGGCCGCAAAGCTGGATGCTTATCTGGAGGCAAGTCCGTGACGGCTGGCTTCGACCCCCAGGCTCGGTTGAGGCGTCATTCCAGGAGGACGGTCGGCCTAGGCATCGTGGTTGTGCTGCTGTTGATCGC encodes the following:
- a CDS encoding sulfite exporter TauE/SafE family protein, with protein sequence MSLPGFIHVPEGVAPWWFVTALLLAAAIQGMAKSGFGGGIGILAVPLVANVLPPGEAIGVLLPMLIVGDIFASYVHRRSVDWPTLRPVLGGSLLGILVGTGILIWLGTADQLTAALNLLVGGICLLMVLVQAWRLAGKPLPRVRPTRRNGTLVGSAVGVASTLAHSAGPVAAIYFLEIKLDKAKLVATAAWLFFLVNLLKLPTYLGLGLINPSTLLQSLWAAAGIPIGSVLGLWLHKRIPEKPFFAIVYFAAAVAAGRMIWKAIGV
- a CDS encoding ABC transporter ATP-binding protein; the encoded protein is MRFVGLTCHYGLRPVLSDLDLDIHAGQVTAVMAPNGVGKSTLLNAAAGLVPSWRGFVEIEGHRRRDTEESELACRRASVHLAANPWLPQQLTPREWIVTCGRLWEVDDRRLLPHTASLLDLFDLDDGEKSIRSCSTGQKHKVALAGALVTETPILLLDEPFGGGLDPSGILVLKRLLADAAHAKGRCVLLASPVPETLEDLADRVVVLAKGTDDAVEIVGDGTPAQLREQTESTSLAEAYEALVRPDTAAKLDAYLEASP